The following are encoded in a window of Flavobacteriales bacterium genomic DNA:
- a CDS encoding energy transducer TonB, whose amino-acid sequence MPPLRPTALISPCLFLVFGLHLPQEASAQLSEKQYLNEVLEATSKKNAAYYRIAVGVKDGQFLAKTFSMDGGLKTEGSYADPEMLVEHGRFIFYHRNGKVESRGEYVMGLKTGVWERFDQWGRPLAEKVYDPEPLANIVYTRAQTMPRYPLGGERELVRYIKERVSPVDTKHTKGSATASFIVEKDGQLSDVRVIEQKGVKLDHQLVEAIRSSAPWEPGMERGQPVRVQMKLPVQF is encoded by the coding sequence ATGCCCCCATTGCGCCCCACCGCCCTCATATCTCCCTGTCTGTTCCTGGTCTTCGGCCTCCACCTTCCCCAGGAGGCATCGGCCCAGTTGAGCGAGAAGCAATACCTCAATGAGGTGCTTGAAGCCACCTCCAAGAAGAACGCCGCCTACTACCGCATCGCCGTTGGGGTGAAGGATGGCCAGTTCCTGGCGAAGACCTTCAGTATGGACGGCGGGTTGAAGACCGAAGGCAGCTACGCCGATCCCGAGATGCTTGTGGAACATGGCCGTTTCATCTTCTACCACCGGAATGGCAAGGTGGAGAGCCGTGGTGAGTACGTCATGGGCCTGAAGACCGGTGTTTGGGAGCGTTTCGACCAATGGGGCCGCCCCCTGGCCGAGAAGGTCTACGATCCCGAGCCGCTGGCCAACATCGTGTACACCCGTGCGCAGACCATGCCGCGCTACCCCTTGGGCGGCGAACGTGAACTGGTGCGCTACATCAAGGAAAGGGTGAGCCCGGTGGACACCAAACACACCAAGGGCTCCGCGACGGCGAGCTTCATCGTGGAGAAGGACGGACAGCTGAGCGACGTGAGGGTGATCGAACAGAAGGGCGTGAAGCTGGACCACCAATTGGTGGAGGCGATACGCTCATCGGCACCTTGGGAACCCGGCATGGAACGCGGCCAACCGGTGCGCGTGCAGATGAAGCTGCCCGTACAATTCTGA